A window of the Hevea brasiliensis isolate MT/VB/25A 57/8 chromosome 6, ASM3005281v1, whole genome shotgun sequence genome harbors these coding sequences:
- the LOC110636816 gene encoding short-chain dehydrogenase/reductase 2b — MEVNGKQSPEKYAVVTGANKGIGLETVRQLASQGVTVVLTARDEKRGIDATSSLHKMGLTSVVFHQLDVLDPISIESLANFIRDRFGRLDILVNNAGASGVVVDEARLRALNIDPETWLSGKAINMIQEVIKTTYEKAEECLNTNYFGVRRVTEALLPLLQLSTSGARIVNVSSLRSELRRIRSEELRNELNDIETLNEEKLEAILKRFLHDLKEHRLEAGGWSLMLPTYSISKATLNAYTRVLAKRYPNMLINCVHPGYVNTDLNWHTGPMTVEEGARGPVKCALLPNGGPTGYYYDQTEVAGF; from the exons ATGGAAGTCAATGGAAAGCAATCACCAGAGAA GTATGCTGTCGTCACAGGAGCAAACAAGGGCATTGGCCTTGAGACAGTGAGGCAGCTAGCTTCTCAAGGCGTGACGGTGGTGCTGACGGCTAGAGATGAGAAGAGAGGGATAGATGCAACATCTTCTCTGCATAAAATGGGTTTAACAAGTGTAGTTTTTCATCAACTTGATGTTTTGGACCCAATTAGTATTGAGTCCTTAGCCAACTTCATCAGGGACAGATTTGGAAGGCTTGACATCTTG GTTAACAATGCTGGAGCCTCTGGAGTTGTGGTTGATGAGGCACGCCTAAGGGCCTTAAATATAGATCCTGAAACATGG CTTTCAGGCAAGGCAATTAACATGATTCAAGAGGTGATTAAAACAACTTATGAGAAGGCTGAAGAATGCTTAAACACTAATTACTTTGGTGTCAGAAGAGTAACAGAAGCTCTCCTTCCACTTCTTCAGCTTTCCACTTCAGGGGCCAGGATAGTTAATGTCTCATCTCTCAGGAGTGAGCTAAGG AGAATCCGAAGTGAAGAACTTAGAAATGAACTTAATGATATAGAGACACTAAATGAAGAGAAACTGGAAGCAATATTGAAGAGATTTTTGCATGACTTGAAAGAGCATAGACTTGAAGCTGGTGGATGGTCATTAATGCTACCAACATATAGCATCTCCAAGGCCACCCTTAATGCCTACACTAGAGTTCTTGCCAAGAGGTATCCTAATATGCTCATAAACTGTGTTCATCCTGGCTATGTCAACACCGATCTCAATTGGCATACAGGACCGATGACTGTGGAAGAGGGAGCTAGAGGTCCTGTAAAGTGTGCTCTTCTACCAAATGGAGGCCCTACTGGTTATTATTATGATCAAACTGAAGTTGCAGGCTTTTGA